CAGGACCAGCTGCCGAGCCCAGGGCAGTAGCCCGGTGGCGATTTCGAAACCCGAATTCTGCTTTCCCACGATGAAGACCCGTCGGTCCTTGTAGGTTTCGACCGGACGGAAGTCGCCGTAGTGCGGCACCTGCTCCAGACCCGGGGTCGGCGGCCGGTAGGGTTGGGCGACGCCAACGGCGAACACGACGACCGGCGCGCGGTACTCGCCCTCGGAGGTGGTGAGTACGAATTCCGCGCCGTCCTGGCGAGTCGATTCCCAGCGGGTTCCATGGCGCACCCGGATGCCGGTGCGCTCCGCGAACGCCTCCAGGCCTTTCTGCATCTCCGGCCGGGAGGGAAAGTACGATGTCCCGTCCATCAGGGCCGGCATCACCGCGCGATGCCGCTCGTCGTCGGCCAGCAGACTGTTCCAGTCGTAGCGTTCGTAGGCGCGCGACGTGTGCTCGACGCCGGTGAAGGGCTTGGTCCAGCTCAGCATGCGCTGGAACACCGGCCAGCGCCGGAACATGCCGCCCGGCGCCGGGTCGTCCGAGAGGACCGCGTGTTCGATGCCCACGCGGCTCAACGAATAGCTCAGC
Above is a window of Candidatus Dormiibacterota bacterium DNA encoding:
- a CDS encoding NAD(P)-binding domain-containing protein, translated to MAELAQKPFPPGRYRLVVVGSGPGGLQLSYSLSRVGIEHAVLSDDPAPGGMFRRWPVFQRMLSWTKPFTGVEHTSRAYERYDWNSLLADDERHRAVMPALMDGTSYFPSRPEMQKGLEAFAERTGIRVRHGTRWESTRQDGAEFVLTTSEGEYRAPVVVFAVGVAQPYRPPTPGLEQVPHYGDFRPVETYKDRRVFIVGKQNSGFEIATGLLPWARQLVL